A genomic stretch from Microtus pennsylvanicus isolate mMicPen1 chromosome 11, mMicPen1.hap1, whole genome shotgun sequence includes:
- the Fn3krp gene encoding ketosamine-3-kinase, which produces METVLKRELGYSSVKATGHSGGGCISQGQSYDTDRGRVFVKVNSKAEAKRMFEGEMASLTAIMKTDTVKVPKPIKVLEAPGGGSMLVMEHLDMRYLSSHAAKLGSQLADLHLENKKLGEGLLKEAGTVGKGSGQAERPFVDQFGFDVVTCCGYLPQVNDWQKDWVTFYASQRIQPQMDMVEKRSGDREALELWSALQLKIPDLFRDLEIVPSLLHGDLWGGNVAEDSSGPIIFDPASFYGHSEYELAIAGMFGGFSSSFYSAYHSKIPKAPGFDKRLQLYQLFHYLNHWNHFGSGYRGSSLNIMRNLSK; this is translated from the exons ATGGAGACGGTGCTGAAGCGGGAGCTGGGCTACAGCTCGGTCAAAGCTACGGGTCACTCGGGAGGCGGGTGCATTAGCCAGGGCCAGAGTTACGACACGGACAGAGGACGAGTGTTTGTGAAAGTGAACTCCAAGGCGGAG GCTAAGAGAATGTTTGAAGGTGAGATGGCCAGTTTGACGGCCATTATGAAGACAGACACAGTGAAAGTCCCCAAGCCTATCAAGGTCCTTGAGGCCCCAGGAGGCGGGAGTATGCTGGTGATGGAGCATTTGGACATGCGGTACCTGAGCAG CCATGCTGCCAAGCTTGGGTCCCAGCTTGCAGATCTGCACCTTGAGAACAAGAAGCTTGGAGAGGGGCTCCTGAAGGAGGCTGGCACCGTGG GGAAAGGAAGTGGACAGGCAGAGCGGCCCTTTGTGGACCAGTTTGGATTTGATGTAGTGACATGCTGTGGATACCTCCCCCAG GTAAATGACTGGCAGAAAGACTGGGTCACATTCTATGCCAGTCAGCGCATTCAGCCCCAGATGGACATGGTGGAGAAGAGGTCCGGAGACCGGGAAGCTCTTGAGCTGTGGTCTGCTCTGCAG TTGAAGATTCCTGACCTGTTTCGTGACCTGGAAATTGTGCCCTCCTTACTTCACGGAGACCTCTGGGGAGGGAATGTAGCAGAAGATTCCTCTGGGCCCATCATTTTTGATCCAGCTTCCTTCTATGGCCACTCAGAATATGAGCTGGCAATAGCTGGCATGTTCGGGGGCTTCAGCAGCTCCTTTTACTCTGCCTATCATAGCAAAATCCCTAAAGCCCCGGGATTTGATAAGCGCTTGCAGCTGTATCAGCTCTTTCACTACCTGAACCACTGGAATCATTTTGGATCTGGATACAGAGGATCCTCTCTCAACATAATGAGGAATCTCAGCAAATGA
- the Fn3k gene encoding fructosamine-3-kinase — protein MEQLLRAELRTKTLRAFGSSGAGCISEGRAYDTDAGPVFVKVNRRTQARQMFEGEMASLEALRSTGLVRVPKPMKVIDLPGGGAVFVMEYLKMKSLSSQASKLGDQMADLHLYNQKLREKAKARENTVGCGAEGAEPQGVTKFGFNTVTCCGFIPQVNEWQDDWPTFFTQHRLQAQLNLIERDYADRETQELWSRLQVKIPDLFSGVEIVPALLHGDLWSGNVAEDDQGPIIYDPASFYGHSEFELAIALMFGGFPRSFFTAYHQKIPKAPGFDKRLLLYQLFNYLNHWNHFGREYRSPSLGVMRKLLR, from the exons atggagcAGCTGCTGCGCGCCGAGCTGCGCACCAAGACACTGCGGGCCTTTGGGAGCTCAGGGGCCGGCTGCATCAGCGAAGGCCGTGCCTACGACACCGACGCTGGTCCGGTGTTTGTCAAGGTCAACCGCAGGACGCAG GCCCGGCAGATGTTTGAGGGAGAGATGGCAAGCCTGGAGGCCCTCCGCAGCACTGGCTTGGTGCGGGTACCTAAGCCCATGAAGGTGATTGATTTGCCAGGAGGTGGGGCTGTTTTTGTGATGGAATATTTGAAGATGAAGAGCCTGAGCAG ccAGGCATCAAAGCTCGGAGACCAGATGGCAGATTTGCACCTTTACAACCAGAAGCTCAGGGAGAAGGCCAAGGCCCGGGAGAACACAGTGG GCTGTGGGGCTGAGGGTGCTGAGCCCCAGGGTGTGACCAAGTTCGGCTTCAACACAGTGACGTGCTGCGGCTTCATCCCACAG GTGAACGAATGGCAGGATGACTGGCCAACCTTTTTCACGCAACACCGGCTCCAAGCACAGCTGAACCTCATTGAAAGGGACTATGCTGACCGAGAGACACAAGAACTGTGGTCAAGACTACAG GTGAAGATCCCGGACCTGTTCTCTGGTGTAGAGATTGTCCCCGCCCTGCTCCATGGAGACCTCTGGTCTGGCaatgtggctgaggatgaccagGGGCCCATTATTTACGATCCAGCTTCCTTCTATGGCCATTCTGAGTTTGAACTGGCAATCGCACTGATGTTTGGGGGGTTCCCCAGATCCTTCTTCACTGCCTACCACCAGAAGATCCCCAAGGCTCCAGGGTTCGACAAGCGCCTGCTGCTCTATCAGCTCTTCAACTACCTAAACCACTGGAACCACTTTGGGAGGGAGTATAGAAGCCCATCCTTGGGCGTGATGAGGAAGCTGCTCAGGTAG